In the Streptomyces sp. f51 genome, one interval contains:
- a CDS encoding glutamate-1-semialdehyde 2,1-aminomutase, giving the protein MDTEELTLPLSRRANERLHAMIPGGAHTYAKGDDQYPDNLAPVISHGNGAHVWDVDGNRYIEYGSGLRSVSLGHAHPRVVEAARRELDRGSNFVRPSILEVEAAERFLATVPTAEMVKFAKNGSDATTAAVRLARAATGRTRVALCADHPFFSVDDWFIGTTPMSAGIPAATNELTVTFPYGDLAATEELLARYPDDVACLVLEPATHTEPPPGYLAGLRELADRYGCVLVFDEMITGFRWSEAGAQGLYGVVPDLSTFGKALGNGFAVSALAGRRELMELGGLRHSGDRVFLLSTTHGAETHSLAAATAVLTTYVEEGVTARLHSLGDRLAAGVREAAATMGVGDHIVVRGRASNLVFATLDENGQPSQEYRTLFLRRLLAGGVLAPSFVVSSALTDADIDHTVDVVAEACAVYRKALDAGDPTPWLAGRPVKPVFRRSV; this is encoded by the coding sequence GTGGACACCGAAGAGCTCACCCTTCCCCTCTCGCGGAGGGCCAACGAGCGACTGCACGCCATGATTCCCGGTGGCGCGCACACGTACGCCAAGGGCGACGACCAGTATCCCGACAACCTGGCCCCGGTCATCAGCCACGGCAACGGTGCCCACGTGTGGGACGTCGACGGGAACCGCTACATCGAGTACGGCTCCGGCCTGCGGTCGGTCAGCCTCGGTCACGCCCACCCGCGCGTGGTCGAGGCGGCGCGGCGGGAGCTGGACCGCGGCAGCAACTTCGTGCGGCCCTCGATCCTGGAGGTCGAGGCCGCGGAACGCTTCCTCGCCACGGTGCCGACCGCCGAGATGGTGAAGTTCGCGAAGAACGGCTCGGACGCCACCACCGCGGCGGTGCGGCTCGCCCGCGCCGCCACCGGGCGCACGCGGGTGGCCCTGTGCGCCGACCATCCGTTCTTCTCGGTGGACGACTGGTTCATCGGCACCACGCCGATGTCCGCCGGCATTCCGGCGGCGACCAACGAGCTGACCGTGACGTTCCCCTACGGGGATCTGGCGGCCACGGAGGAGCTTCTCGCCCGGTATCCCGACGACGTCGCCTGTCTGGTCCTCGAACCCGCCACCCACACCGAGCCCCCGCCCGGCTATCTCGCCGGCCTGCGCGAACTGGCCGACCGGTACGGCTGTGTGCTGGTCTTCGACGAGATGATCACCGGCTTCCGCTGGTCCGAGGCGGGCGCCCAGGGCCTGTACGGCGTCGTGCCCGACCTCTCCACGTTCGGCAAGGCGCTGGGCAACGGATTCGCCGTCTCCGCGCTGGCCGGGCGCCGCGAGCTGATGGAGCTGGGCGGGCTGCGTCACTCCGGTGACCGGGTGTTCCTGCTGTCCACCACGCACGGCGCGGAGACGCACTCGCTGGCCGCCGCGACGGCCGTGCTCACGACCTATGTCGAGGAGGGGGTCACCGCTCGGCTGCACAGCCTCGGGGATCGGCTGGCCGCAGGTGTCCGCGAGGCCGCGGCGACCATGGGCGTCGGCGACCACATCGTCGTCCGGGGCCGGGCCAGCAACCTGGTCTTCGCCACGCTCGACGAGAACGGGCAGCCGTCGCAGGAGTACCGCACCCTGTTCCTGCGGCGGCTCCTCGCGGGCGGGGTGCTGGCCCCGTCGTTCGTGGTGAGCAGCGCGCTCACCGACGCCGACATCGATCACACCGTGGACGTGGTGGCCGAGGCCTGCGCGGTGTACCGCAAGGCACTGGACGCCGGCGACCCCACACCCTGGCTGGCCGGACGGCCGGTGAAGCCGGTGTTCCGCCGCTCGGTGTGA
- a CDS encoding polysaccharide pyruvyl transferase family protein codes for MTAAGKAPVRAGVFGLLGSGNLGNDGSLEAVLGYLRHRHPEVAVDALCGGPEAVTARYGIPATRLHWYRGEYRTASRAAAVVGKGLGKFVDVFRTAAWVRGHDVVIVPGMGVLEATLPLRPWGFPYSLFLLCATGRLSGTRVALVGVGAAPIGNRATRTLVRWSARLAAYRSYRDAPSRDAMRAMGVDTSRDEVYPDIAFSLPAPSAGAPAEAPGRVCVGVMAFHGSDDDRARADEIHRRYLDGTTGFVRALVEEGRPVRLITGDGVDAPVVTAILDAVDSPLVSVAEAASLADVMKEMAAADSVVATRYHNLICALKAGTPTIALSYAAKSDALMDLMGLASYCHPAREVDTDRLLEQFRTLEKNTADVRRTLAERNEDAVRRLDHQFTALTAVLFPATDHAHANAPRETP; via the coding sequence GTGACGGCCGCGGGCAAGGCTCCGGTGCGCGCCGGGGTGTTCGGCCTGCTCGGCTCGGGCAACCTGGGCAACGACGGGTCGCTCGAGGCCGTGCTCGGCTATCTGCGGCACAGACACCCGGAGGTGGCCGTGGACGCGCTGTGCGGCGGCCCCGAGGCCGTGACGGCCCGGTACGGGATCCCCGCGACGCGGCTGCACTGGTACCGCGGGGAGTACCGGACCGCGTCCCGCGCGGCCGCGGTCGTGGGCAAGGGCCTGGGCAAGTTCGTCGACGTGTTCCGCACCGCCGCCTGGGTGCGCGGGCACGACGTGGTGATCGTCCCCGGCATGGGGGTCCTGGAGGCCACGCTGCCGCTGCGGCCGTGGGGCTTCCCCTACTCGCTGTTCCTGCTCTGCGCGACCGGGCGGCTGTCCGGCACCCGGGTCGCGCTGGTCGGCGTCGGCGCCGCCCCGATCGGCAACCGGGCCACCCGGACGCTGGTGCGCTGGTCGGCGCGGCTCGCCGCGTACCGGTCCTACCGGGACGCCCCGTCCCGTGACGCGATGCGGGCGATGGGCGTGGACACCTCGCGCGACGAGGTCTACCCGGACATCGCCTTCTCCCTCCCGGCGCCGTCCGCGGGCGCGCCCGCGGAAGCGCCGGGCCGGGTCTGCGTGGGCGTCATGGCCTTCCACGGCAGTGACGACGACCGCGCCCGGGCCGACGAGATCCACCGGCGCTATCTCGACGGGACGACCGGGTTCGTCCGGGCGCTCGTCGAGGAGGGCAGGCCGGTCCGGCTGATCACCGGGGACGGCGTGGACGCCCCGGTGGTCACCGCCATCCTCGACGCGGTGGACTCTCCGCTGGTCAGTGTCGCCGAGGCCGCCTCGCTCGCCGACGTGATGAAGGAGATGGCGGCCGCCGACAGCGTCGTGGCGACCCGCTACCACAACCTCATCTGCGCGCTGAAGGCCGGCACCCCGACGATCGCGCTCAGCTACGCGGCCAAGAGCGACGCGCTCATGGACCTCATGGGGCTGGCCTCCTACTGCCATCCGGCCCGCGAGGTCGACACCGACCGGCTGCTCGAACAGTTCCGGACCCTGGAGAAGAACACGGCGGACGTCCGCCGGACCCTCGCCGAGCGCAACGAGGACGCCGTCCGGCGCCTCGACCACCAGTTCACGGCCCTGACGGCGGTCCTGTTCCCGGCGACCGACCACGCCCACGCCAACGCCCCGCGGGAGACTCCATGA
- a CDS encoding phosphatase PAP2 family protein, whose protein sequence is MRLGSTAVIAALVVLVLGFLYAGDRTPGPLDARLGTEAYGIGSPWRNVALTLDFLGEPVGSVALVTALVAAFLLHGRRRAAVLVVAGPTLAVGTATLLKSLVGRTIHGDNLSYPSGHTAFATTIALVVALTPAGRPGLGRTAALSLVLTAALAAGAAMGWAEVALGAHYPTDALGGWCTGLAVLPATAWLVDRTADRITDRGRRAERPSHRRPDRSAERMADAGRGERG, encoded by the coding sequence GTGCGGCTCGGGTCCACCGCCGTCATCGCCGCCCTCGTGGTCCTCGTGCTCGGGTTCCTGTACGCCGGTGACCGCACGCCAGGACCGCTGGACGCGCGCCTCGGGACGGAGGCGTACGGCATCGGCTCGCCCTGGCGGAACGTCGCCCTGACCCTGGACTTCCTGGGGGAGCCGGTGGGCTCGGTGGCCCTGGTGACGGCCCTGGTCGCGGCCTTCCTGCTCCACGGCCGCCGGCGCGCCGCCGTACTCGTCGTCGCCGGCCCCACCCTGGCCGTGGGGACGGCGACGCTCCTCAAGTCCCTGGTGGGACGCACCATTCACGGCGACAACCTGTCCTACCCGAGCGGGCACACCGCCTTCGCCACCACGATCGCCCTCGTGGTGGCGCTGACCCCGGCCGGCCGCCCCGGACTCGGCAGGACGGCCGCCCTGTCACTCGTGCTCACGGCGGCGCTGGCCGCCGGGGCCGCCATGGGCTGGGCGGAGGTGGCCCTCGGCGCGCACTACCCGACCGACGCCCTGGGCGGCTGGTGCACCGGACTCGCGGTGCTACCGGCCACCGCGTGGCTGGTCGACCGCACGGCCGACCGGATCACCGACCGCGGCCGACGGGCCGAACGGCCCTCGCACCGGAGACCGGACCGGAGTGCCGAGCGCATGGCCGACGCCGGGCGCGGGGAGCGGGGCTGA
- the rfbC gene encoding dTDP-4-dehydrorhamnose 3,5-epimerase, whose translation MKATEVQAIAGAYLFEPTPYADERGFFCRTFDIDVVRSVGLDPYAFVQDSLSRSVKGVLRGLHLRSGAGEAKLVRCSSGRIFDVVVDLRADSPTYRNVATFELSGETQVTLYIPAGCAHGFQALTDTADTSYRIDRPHDPAEDVTIAFDDPELAVPWPLPVTSMSKRDREAPSLAEVLKHEES comes from the coding sequence ATGAAAGCGACCGAGGTCCAGGCGATCGCCGGCGCGTACCTCTTCGAGCCGACTCCGTACGCCGACGAACGCGGCTTCTTCTGCCGCACGTTCGACATCGACGTGGTCCGCTCGGTGGGCCTCGACCCGTACGCCTTCGTCCAGGACAGCCTGTCCCGCTCGGTCAAGGGCGTGCTGCGCGGTCTGCATCTGCGCTCCGGCGCCGGCGAGGCCAAGCTGGTGCGGTGCTCGTCGGGCCGGATCTTCGACGTGGTCGTGGACCTGCGGGCGGACTCGCCGACGTACCGCAACGTGGCCACGTTCGAGCTGTCCGGCGAGACGCAGGTGACCCTCTACATCCCGGCGGGGTGCGCGCACGGCTTCCAGGCGCTGACCGACACCGCCGACACCTCGTACCGGATCGACCGCCCCCATGATCCGGCCGAGGACGTGACGATCGCCTTCGACGACCCGGAGCTCGCCGTTCCCTGGCCGCTGCCGGTCACATCGATGTCAAAAAGGGACCGGGAGGCACCGAGCCTCGCCGAGGTCCTGAAGCACGAAGAGAGTTGA
- a CDS encoding glycosyltransferase, whose amino-acid sequence MTAQPRLSIGLPVYNGEEYLAESFDALLGQTYEDFELVVSDNASTDGTEDICRRYAAKDSRIRYLRLSRNIGATPNHNHVLAESRGELFKWASHDDLYGRDLLKRCVEALDERPEMILAHTGQAVIDGDGKVKVPYDYTLATDSPNAPERFRSLLFEPGGDDFYGVMRTDMLRRVKPMDSYHHADRTYVAEITLHGPFHQVPELLYFRRDHPTRAERANPSKRSRCVNLDPRRAGPLHPTPRLLAEYVWGFASSIRRAPLSPADRRACYRHLAAWMTSRVRPGAGERVEDRAPVDPDRLDVSVDALVAGREGRRS is encoded by the coding sequence ATGACCGCGCAACCCAGGCTGAGCATCGGCCTGCCCGTGTACAACGGCGAGGAGTACCTGGCCGAGTCGTTCGACGCCCTGCTCGGCCAGACGTACGAGGACTTCGAACTGGTCGTCTCCGACAACGCCTCGACCGACGGGACCGAGGACATCTGCCGCCGGTACGCGGCGAAGGACTCGCGCATCCGGTACCTGCGGCTGTCCCGGAACATCGGCGCCACGCCGAACCACAACCATGTGCTCGCCGAGTCCCGCGGCGAGCTGTTCAAGTGGGCCTCGCACGACGACCTGTACGGCCGGGACCTGCTGAAGCGCTGCGTCGAGGCGCTGGACGAGCGGCCGGAGATGATCCTCGCGCACACCGGCCAGGCGGTCATCGACGGCGACGGCAAGGTGAAGGTCCCCTACGACTACACGCTCGCCACCGACTCGCCGAACGCGCCGGAGCGCTTCCGCAGCCTGCTGTTCGAGCCCGGCGGCGACGACTTCTACGGGGTCATGCGCACCGACATGCTGCGCCGGGTGAAGCCGATGGACAGCTACCACCACGCGGACCGCACCTACGTCGCCGAGATCACCCTGCACGGACCCTTCCACCAGGTGCCCGAACTGCTGTACTTCCGGCGCGACCATCCCACCCGCGCCGAGCGGGCGAACCCGTCCAAGCGCTCCCGGTGCGTCAACCTCGACCCGCGCCGGGCCGGCCCGCTGCACCCGACGCCCCGGCTGCTCGCCGAGTACGTCTGGGGCTTCGCCTCGTCGATCCGGCGGGCGCCGCTGTCCCCGGCCGACCGGCGCGCCTGTTACCGGCACCTGGCCGCGTGGATGACCAGCCGGGTCCGGCCGGGCGCAGGCGAGCGGGTCGAGGACCGCGCCCCGGTCGACCCGGACCGGCTCGACGTCTCGGTGGACGCCCTGGTCGCCGGCCGCGAGGGGAGGCGGTCGTGA